One Pongo pygmaeus isolate AG05252 chromosome 10, NHGRI_mPonPyg2-v2.0_pri, whole genome shotgun sequence genomic window carries:
- the LOC129009845 gene encoding V-type proton ATPase subunit F, translating to MAGRRKLIALIRNEDTVTGFLLGGIGELNKNCHPNFLVVEKDTTISEIEDTFRQFLNRDDTGIILIDQYTAEMLQHALDTHQHSIPTVLEIPSKEHPYEAAKDSILCRARGMFTAKDLC from the coding sequence ATGGCGGGGAGAAGGAAGCTCATTGCATTGATAAGAAACGAGGACACAGTGACTGGTTTCCTGCTGGGCGGCATAGGGGAGCTTAACAAGAACTGCCACCCCAATTTCCTGGTGGTGGAGAAGGATACGACCATCAGTGAGATCGAAGACACTTTCCGGCAATTTCTAAACCGGGATGACACCGGCATCATCCTCATCGACCAGTACACCGCAGAGATGCTGCAGCATGCCCTGGACACCCACCAGCACTCTATCCCTACTGTCCTGGAGATCCCCTCCAAGGAGCACCCATATGAGGCCGCCAAGGACTCCATCCTGTGCAGGGCCAGGGGCATGTTCACTGCCAAAGACCTGTGCTAG